The following proteins are co-located in the Spinactinospora alkalitolerans genome:
- a CDS encoding FAD-binding protein: MPVREGRLPAGGLEVAAEAGDAVILVGDGAAAAAAGLTAGAPRVLAWETPGFRAGAWARVLAEVCAGFDAVLLPACPDGRDLAPRLAARLGRPLLAGAVEVGPGFAVLPRDGDRRSIRVGLTGPAVVTVRPGAGGGAARGGAGGRGVRPQPGNLVGAAGSRSPILGSGGVGSPPTPGAPSGTGAVGRVGLITAETDDAGAHDAETIAVMAPDPATMDLSEAGRIVAGGAGLMGGEDGGAAAFALLSEVATALAASTGATRVVTDAGLVPFERQIGTAGTMVSPVLYMAIGVSGAVQHLSGTGDPAHVVAVNLDPSCPMMAAADLGLVTDAPGLLAALARRLGVDPAAVDARFEGGDAGDSL; encoded by the coding sequence GTGCCGGTGCGCGAGGGTCGGCTTCCGGCGGGCGGTCTGGAGGTCGCCGCCGAGGCCGGTGACGCCGTGATTCTGGTCGGCGACGGCGCGGCCGCGGCGGCGGCCGGGCTGACCGCGGGCGCGCCGCGGGTGCTGGCGTGGGAGACCCCGGGCTTCCGGGCGGGTGCGTGGGCGCGGGTGCTCGCCGAGGTGTGCGCCGGTTTCGACGCGGTGCTGCTGCCGGCCTGTCCCGACGGCCGTGATCTCGCGCCCCGGCTGGCGGCGCGGCTGGGCCGTCCGTTGTTGGCCGGGGCCGTGGAGGTGGGGCCGGGGTTCGCGGTGCTGCCCCGCGACGGCGATCGCCGCAGCATCCGGGTCGGGTTGACGGGACCGGCCGTGGTGACGGTGCGGCCGGGCGCCGGCGGCGGGGCCGCGCGTGGAGGGGCCGGTGGCCGCGGGGTTCGTCCACAGCCCGGAAACCTGGTTGGCGCCGCGGGTTCCCGGTCGCCGATTCTTGGGAGTGGGGGGGTTGGTTCTCCCCCTACCCCCGGGGCGCCCTCGGGGACGGGGGCGGTTGGGCGGGTTGGGCTGATCACCGCCGAGACCGACGATGCGGGGGCGCACGACGCCGAGACGATCGCTGTGATGGCGCCCGATCCCGCCACGATGGATCTTTCGGAGGCCGGGCGGATCGTCGCCGGGGGCGCCGGGCTGATGGGCGGCGAGGACGGCGGGGCCGCGGCCTTCGCCCTGCTGTCCGAGGTCGCCACCGCGTTGGCGGCGTCCACGGGTGCCACGCGCGTGGTGACCGATGCCGGTCTTGTCCCGTTCGAGCGGCAGATCGGCACCGCCGGGACTATGGTGAGCCCTGTTCTGTACATGGCGATCGGGGTTTCCGGGGCGGTCCAGCACCTGTCGGGCACGGGCGATCCGGCGCACGTGGTGGCGGTGAACCTGGATCCGAGCTGCCCGATGATGGCCGCGGCCGACCTCGGCCTGGTCACCGACGCGCCGGGGCTGCTGGCCGCGCTCGCGCGGCGGCTGGGGGTCGATCCGGCCGCGGTGGATGCGCGCTTCGAGGGAGGGGACGCGGGTGACTCGCTTTGA
- a CDS encoding FAD-dependent oxidoreductase — protein MTRFDVVVVGAGPAGSAAAITAARSGASVLLVERGPFPGAKNMYGGVIHGRVLDDLVPDWWERAPVQRWVARRSTMVMTGSQSLSVEYRTDAWSQPPYNGATAYRSEFDSWFAGEAERAGARLVCSTTVTGLLRAPDGTVRGVLTDRDGGEVEAGVVVACDGVNSFLAREAGLYPGFSAENFSLGAKEVLALPREEIDKRFGLTGLEGLDIEMLGCTRGIPGGGFLHTNVDTVAVGVVVSTTALAEAKIRPEELIAGVKAHPSIAPYLRGAELKEYSAHLIPEGGYAAMPELAGPGLLVCGDAAGMCLAAGLWLEGVNFAIGSGMAAGEVAARAVRRGDVSEAGLAGYRRRLESDFVLSDHERFRDVPGLVLSERVQRRYPQLVCDAAERLFTVTNPRPKKGVAAVLRETAAAHGVKLRDLARDGWQILRRF, from the coding sequence GTGACTCGCTTTGACGTGGTCGTGGTGGGCGCCGGGCCGGCGGGGTCGGCCGCGGCGATCACCGCGGCGCGTTCCGGGGCGTCGGTGCTGCTCGTCGAGCGCGGGCCGTTCCCGGGCGCGAAGAACATGTACGGCGGTGTCATCCACGGCCGGGTGCTGGACGATCTGGTCCCCGACTGGTGGGAGCGGGCGCCGGTGCAGCGGTGGGTGGCGCGCCGCTCCACGATGGTCATGACCGGTTCCCAGTCGCTCAGCGTCGAGTACCGCACGGATGCCTGGTCGCAGCCGCCCTACAACGGGGCGACGGCCTACCGATCGGAGTTCGATTCCTGGTTCGCCGGTGAGGCGGAGCGGGCCGGGGCGCGGCTGGTGTGCTCGACGACGGTCACCGGGCTGCTGCGCGCCCCTGACGGCACGGTGCGGGGTGTGCTGACCGACCGCGACGGCGGTGAGGTCGAGGCGGGCGTGGTGGTGGCCTGCGACGGGGTGAACTCGTTCCTGGCGAGGGAGGCCGGGTTGTACCCGGGTTTCAGCGCCGAGAACTTCTCGCTCGGCGCCAAGGAGGTGCTGGCGCTGCCCCGGGAGGAGATCGACAAGCGGTTCGGGCTGACCGGGCTGGAAGGGCTCGACATCGAGATGCTGGGGTGCACGCGGGGCATCCCCGGCGGCGGGTTCCTGCACACCAATGTCGACACGGTCGCGGTGGGCGTGGTGGTGTCGACGACCGCTCTGGCCGAGGCGAAGATCCGGCCGGAGGAGTTGATCGCGGGTGTCAAGGCGCATCCGTCGATCGCGCCGTACCTGCGCGGCGCCGAGCTCAAGGAGTACTCCGCGCATCTGATCCCCGAGGGGGGTTATGCGGCGATGCCGGAGTTGGCGGGCCCGGGGCTGCTGGTGTGCGGGGATGCGGCGGGGATGTGCCTGGCCGCGGGGCTGTGGCTGGAGGGGGTGAACTTCGCGATCGGGTCGGGCATGGCGGCGGGCGAGGTCGCGGCGCGCGCGGTGCGCAGAGGGGACGTGTCGGAGGCGGGGCTGGCCGGCTACCGCAGGCGGTTGGAGTCCGATTTCGTGCTTTCCGACCACGAGAGGTTCAGGGACGTGCCGGGCCTGGTGCTGTCGGAGCGGGTGCAGCGGCGTTATCCGCAGTTGGTTTGCGATGCGGCGGAGCGGTTGTTCACGGTGACGAATCCGCGTCCGAAGAAGGGGGTCGCCGCGGTGCTCAGGGAGACCGCGGCCGCGCACGGGGTGAAGTTGCGCGACCTGGCTCGGGACGGGTGGCAGATCTTGAGGAGGTTTTGA
- a CDS encoding ferredoxin family protein: protein MATMLERLRRRRRARSDGRRPGAPAAESRAAAEPPEWPEYAFAERMAAVEFRVADEPHIVVDTDVCRSCTTKACVTACPADLFVPTSDGGILFNYEHCFECGVCYLVCDGEGAITWSYPRGGHGVVMRWS, encoded by the coding sequence ATGGCGACGATGCTGGAGCGTCTGCGGCGGCGCCGGCGCGCGCGGTCCGATGGTCGGCGGCCCGGTGCGCCGGCCGCGGAGTCGCGTGCGGCCGCGGAGCCGCCGGAGTGGCCGGAGTACGCCTTTGCCGAGCGCATGGCGGCGGTGGAGTTCCGGGTCGCGGACGAGCCGCACATCGTGGTGGACACCGATGTCTGCCGGAGTTGCACGACCAAGGCGTGCGTGACCGCCTGTCCCGCGGATCTGTTCGTGCCGACCTCCGACGGCGGCATCCTGTTCAACTACGAGCACTGCTTCGAGTGCGGCGTCTGCTATCTCGTCTGTGACGGCGAGGGGGCCATCACCTGGTCCTATCCGCGGGGCGGTCACGGCGTGGTGATGCGGTGGTCGTGA
- a CDS encoding mycofactocin-associated electron transfer flavoprotein beta subunit, whose amino-acid sequence MTVAVAIKLVDLRPEIDPLSGTVRGGHRWDRHTLGVSAADWAAVETALRIGSAWGQEVVVVSVGPPEAEGVLREALTLGAVRAVRVELPTAGPHGSASSSTVAAALASVVGSEGPAPAGLVVCGAASPDRGSGSVPAFLAEELGAAQALGLVSLETAESRGRGELRGVRRLDGGGRERLRVAVPAVVSVEAGVAVVRRASLEGLLGARSSVVETALAPAPRDGFSGFPHRPGPFRPRPRALPRPDPSEDARRRALALAGAPGGRTAPRVVTADPERAADELLDYLREIGLLPRGAGAG is encoded by the coding sequence ATGACCGTGGCCGTTGCGATCAAGCTGGTCGATCTGCGTCCCGAGATCGATCCGCTCTCGGGCACGGTGCGCGGCGGGCACCGGTGGGACCGGCACACGCTGGGGGTCTCCGCCGCTGATTGGGCCGCCGTGGAGACGGCGCTGCGCATCGGGTCGGCGTGGGGCCAGGAGGTGGTGGTGGTCAGTGTGGGGCCGCCGGAGGCCGAGGGGGTTCTGCGGGAGGCGTTGACGCTGGGGGCCGTGCGCGCGGTCCGGGTGGAGCTGCCCACGGCGGGTCCGCACGGTTCGGCGTCGAGTTCGACGGTCGCCGCGGCGCTGGCTTCGGTGGTGGGGTCTGAGGGGCCTGCGCCGGCCGGGCTGGTGGTGTGCGGCGCGGCGAGTCCGGATCGGGGCAGCGGTTCGGTTCCGGCGTTCCTGGCCGAGGAGTTGGGGGCGGCGCAGGCGCTGGGGCTGGTGTCGTTGGAGACCGCGGAGTCGCGGGGCCGCGGGGAGTTGCGCGGGGTGCGCCGGCTGGACGGGGGTGGGCGGGAGCGGTTGCGGGTCGCGGTGCCCGCGGTGGTCTCGGTGGAGGCGGGGGTCGCCGTGGTGCGGCGGGCTTCGCTGGAGGGTCTGCTGGGGGCGCGTTCGTCGGTGGTGGAGACCGCGTTGGCGCCGGCTCCGCGCGATGGTTTCTCCGGGTTCCCGCACCGGCCGGGCCCGTTCCGTCCGCGGCCTCGTGCGCTGCCGCGTCCGGATCCGTCGGAGGACGCGCGGCGGCGCGCGCTGGCGCTGGCCGGTGCGCCGGGCGGGCGGACCGCGCCGCGGGTCGTGACCGCCGATCCGGAGCGGGCCGCCGATGAGCTGCTGGATTATCTGCGGGAGATCGGTCTTCTGCCGCGCGGGGCCGGGGCGGGGTGA
- a CDS encoding GAF and ANTAR domain-containing protein, producing the protein MEPDTQMARLFAEMARELAAQEALDKTLEQTVRLAAATVPGCEYAGVSILGPGKRLDTPACTASVVIDCDRIQYELGEGPCVQAAREEVIVVQVDDLVSDPRWPRFAARAGDLGIGSVLSCQLSTSRGTLGSLNLYAAGTKAFDAASREVAVIYAAHAGIALASIRLESALRSAISSRQTIGEAMGVLMERHRISARQSFEMLSQASQNLNIKLRDIAGRVAHTGVDPGRLTRDDL; encoded by the coding sequence ATGGAACCGGATACGCAGATGGCGCGCTTGTTCGCCGAGATGGCGCGCGAGCTCGCCGCGCAGGAGGCTTTGGACAAGACCCTGGAGCAGACGGTGCGGCTGGCGGCCGCGACCGTTCCGGGATGCGAGTACGCGGGGGTGTCGATCCTGGGGCCGGGCAAGCGGCTCGACACCCCGGCCTGCACTGCTTCCGTGGTCATCGACTGCGACCGGATCCAGTACGAGCTCGGTGAGGGGCCGTGCGTGCAGGCGGCGCGGGAGGAGGTGATCGTTGTGCAGGTCGACGATCTCGTTTCGGATCCGCGGTGGCCGCGGTTTGCCGCGCGCGCCGGTGATCTGGGCATCGGCAGTGTCCTGTCGTGCCAGTTGTCGACTTCGCGCGGCACTTTGGGTTCGCTCAACCTGTACGCCGCCGGTACGAAGGCCTTCGATGCGGCTTCGCGCGAGGTCGCGGTCATCTACGCCGCGCACGCCGGCATCGCGCTGGCCTCGATCCGGTTGGAGAGCGCGCTGCGTTCGGCCATCTCCAGCCGCCAGACCATCGGGGAGGCCATGGGGGTGCTGATGGAGCGGCACCGCATCAGTGCCCGGCAGAGTTTTGAGATGCTGTCGCAGGCGTCGCAGAACCTCAACATCAAGCTCCGCGACATCGCGGGCCGGGTCGCCCACACCGGTGTCGATCCGGGCCGTCTGACCCGGGACGACCTGTGA
- a CDS encoding GNAT family N-acetyltransferase, producing MTTVRPARSDDARAMSEIFHAAAAVGWAHFLPGGELAAEPLRPEVYAAALRAPEVTVFAAEHGGRVVGFAVTRESQDGDADRGVAELHMLYVHPDAWGGGAARLLMAQALAHFRSGGYAEATLWTAVDNHRPRAFYERHGWVPDGTRRSKTRFGVTFTELRYRTAP from the coding sequence ATGACGACCGTGCGCCCGGCCCGTAGCGACGACGCCCGGGCGATGAGCGAGATCTTCCACGCGGCCGCCGCGGTCGGCTGGGCGCACTTCCTGCCGGGCGGCGAGCTGGCCGCGGAGCCCCTGCGCCCGGAGGTCTACGCGGCGGCGCTTCGCGCACCGGAGGTGACGGTGTTCGCCGCCGAACACGGCGGCCGCGTCGTCGGCTTCGCCGTCACCCGCGAATCCCAGGACGGCGACGCCGACCGCGGCGTCGCCGAACTGCACATGCTCTACGTCCACCCCGACGCCTGGGGCGGCGGCGCGGCCCGGCTTCTGATGGCGCAGGCCCTCGCGCACTTCCGCTCCGGCGGCTACGCCGAGGCCACCCTGTGGACCGCCGTCGACAACCACCGCCCCCGGGCCTTCTACGAACGCCACGGCTGGGTCCCCGACGGAACCCGCCGCTCCAAGACCCGCTTCGGCGTCACCTTCACCGAACTCAGGTACCGCACCGCGCCGTGA
- the mgrA gene encoding L-glyceraldehyde 3-phosphate reductase — MVRKADIPRLDVPSAGVYQADPARYDDRMPYRRTGRSGLDLPEVSLGLWHNFGDDRALDTQRAILRRAFDLGITHFDLANNYGPPPGSAELNFGRILREDLRPYRDELVISTKAGYDMWPGPYGQGGSRKYLLASLDQSLARMGLDHVDIFYSHRFDPDTPLEETMAALDQAVKSGRALYAGISSYSSERTAQAVAILRDMGTPLLIHQPSYSMVNRWIEEEGLLDALEREGAGCIAFSPLAQGMLTDKYLSGIPEGSRAGAGKSLSPDWLTEDSLGRIRALNEIAQRRGQSLAQLALAWALRDRRVTSVLIGASSVAQLEDSIAAVHAPELTDKELAEIDAHAQDIGINIWSRSSRS; from the coding sequence ATGGTGCGAAAAGCCGACATTCCGCGTCTCGATGTGCCCAGCGCAGGCGTCTACCAGGCCGACCCGGCCCGCTACGACGACCGGATGCCCTACCGCAGGACCGGCCGCAGCGGCCTGGACCTGCCGGAGGTGTCGCTGGGGCTGTGGCACAACTTCGGTGACGACCGCGCGCTGGACACCCAGCGCGCCATCCTGCGCCGGGCGTTCGACCTCGGCATCACCCACTTCGACCTGGCCAACAACTACGGCCCGCCGCCCGGCTCGGCCGAACTGAACTTCGGCCGGATCCTGCGCGAGGACCTCCGCCCCTACCGCGACGAACTCGTGATCTCCACCAAGGCCGGCTACGACATGTGGCCCGGCCCCTACGGTCAGGGCGGCTCCCGCAAATACCTGCTGGCCAGCCTGGACCAGTCACTGGCGCGCATGGGACTGGACCACGTCGACATCTTCTACAGCCACCGCTTCGACCCCGACACGCCGCTGGAGGAGACGATGGCGGCGCTGGACCAGGCCGTGAAGTCGGGCAGGGCCCTCTACGCCGGCATCTCCTCCTACTCGTCCGAGCGCACCGCCCAGGCCGTGGCGATCCTGCGCGACATGGGCACCCCGCTGCTCATCCACCAGCCGTCCTACTCCATGGTCAACCGCTGGATCGAGGAGGAGGGGCTCCTCGACGCGCTGGAGCGCGAAGGCGCCGGCTGCATCGCCTTCTCGCCCCTGGCCCAGGGCATGCTCACCGACAAGTACCTCAGCGGCATCCCCGAAGGGTCGCGGGCCGGCGCGGGCAAGTCGCTGTCCCCGGACTGGCTGACCGAGGACAGCCTCGGCCGCATCCGCGCCCTCAACGAGATCGCGCAGCGGCGCGGCCAGTCGCTGGCCCAGCTCGCGCTCGCGTGGGCGCTGCGCGACCGCCGCGTGACCTCGGTGCTGATCGGCGCGAGCAGCGTGGCCCAGCTCGAGGACAGCATCGCCGCCGTGCACGCGCCCGAGCTCACCGACAAGGAGCTCGCCGAGATCGACGCGCACGCCCAGGACATCGGGATCAACATCTGGAGCAGGTCCAGCCGGAGCTGA
- a CDS encoding PhoX family protein codes for MSDSAPRRRLLPLIGHNGGRSRATCRFRCGDACFHEAPNTSANEYFGDIYAGVLSRRNVLRAGAVGAGATAVGLNGAFTPALAAPGGRGPNPRLGFKAVEPNTVDAVTVPKHYDHRVVIRWGDPVAADAPEFDFAGQTGEAQEKQFGYNCDYVAFFELDDRRGLLWVNHEYTNEELMFDGYTDGSAADLEQIKVGLAAHGGSIVEIERVRATGAWKLVTKGERPYNRRITATTPMRITGPAAGHRLLRTQDDPAGTEVLGMLNNCAGGTTPWGTVLTCEENFNQYFVGGEDAPAEAKPALRRYGIATSGDTREGNRRFDRVQERFDLSKHPNEANRFGYVVEIDPLDPTYKPRKRTMLGRIKHEGATTRITEDGRVAVYMGDDERFDYIYKFVTAKRYREGSRRHNDTLLDSGTLYVARFTGNSPDEEIDGSGALPSDGRFDGSGEWVRLCDNERSYVEGFSVAEVLVHTRQAADAVGATKMDRPEDFEPSPVTGKVYCALTNNTARTPEQADEVNPRANNKFGHVLEITEKGDDAGATAFGWIVPIVCGDPEDESTYFAGYDKSKVSPISSPDNVTFDARGNLWISTDGHPGTFGNHDALHAVPVEGRHRGELRTFATVPAGAECCGPYITQDQKTVFIAPQHPGDGGTVADPVSTWPDGDFPRPSVVSIWHTKGKDIGF; via the coding sequence GTGTCTGATTCCGCGCCCCGCCGCCGACTGTTGCCCCTCATCGGCCACAATGGAGGGAGATCCCGCGCCACCTGCCGCTTCCGCTGCGGCGACGCCTGCTTCCACGAGGCGCCCAACACCAGCGCGAACGAATACTTCGGCGACATCTACGCCGGCGTGCTCTCCCGCCGCAACGTGCTGCGCGCCGGCGCCGTCGGCGCGGGCGCGACCGCCGTCGGCCTCAACGGGGCCTTCACCCCCGCGCTGGCCGCGCCCGGCGGAAGAGGCCCCAACCCCCGCCTCGGCTTCAAGGCCGTCGAGCCCAACACCGTCGACGCCGTCACCGTCCCCAAGCACTACGACCACCGCGTCGTGATCCGCTGGGGCGACCCGGTCGCCGCCGACGCCCCCGAGTTCGACTTCGCCGGCCAGACCGGGGAGGCCCAGGAGAAGCAGTTCGGCTACAACTGCGACTACGTGGCCTTCTTCGAGCTCGACGACCGCCGCGGCCTGCTGTGGGTGAACCACGAGTACACCAACGAAGAGCTGATGTTCGACGGCTACACCGACGGCAGCGCCGCAGACCTGGAGCAGATCAAGGTCGGCCTGGCCGCGCACGGCGGCTCCATCGTCGAGATCGAACGCGTACGCGCCACCGGCGCCTGGAAGCTGGTCACCAAGGGCGAGCGCCCCTACAACCGCCGCATCACCGCCACCACGCCGATGAGGATCACCGGCCCCGCGGCCGGCCACCGGCTGCTGCGCACCCAGGACGACCCCGCCGGGACCGAGGTGCTGGGCATGCTCAACAACTGCGCCGGCGGGACGACGCCGTGGGGGACCGTCCTCACCTGCGAGGAGAACTTCAACCAGTACTTCGTGGGCGGCGAGGACGCCCCCGCCGAGGCCAAGCCGGCGCTGCGGCGCTACGGCATCGCCACCAGCGGCGACACCCGGGAGGGCAACCGGCGCTTCGACCGGGTGCAGGAGCGCTTCGACCTGTCCAAGCACCCCAACGAGGCCAACCGCTTCGGCTACGTGGTGGAGATCGACCCCCTCGACCCCACCTACAAGCCCCGCAAGCGCACCATGCTCGGCCGCATCAAGCACGAGGGCGCCACCACCCGCATCACCGAGGACGGCAGGGTCGCCGTCTACATGGGCGACGACGAGCGCTTCGACTACATCTACAAGTTCGTCACCGCGAAGAGGTACCGCGAGGGCTCGCGCCGCCACAACGACACGCTGCTGGATTCCGGCACCCTCTACGTCGCCAGGTTCACCGGCAACAGCCCGGACGAGGAGATCGACGGCTCCGGCGCGCTGCCCTCCGACGGCAGGTTCGACGGCTCCGGCGAGTGGGTCCGGCTGTGCGACAACGAGCGCAGCTACGTCGAGGGCTTCAGCGTCGCCGAGGTGCTCGTGCACACCCGCCAGGCCGCCGACGCGGTCGGCGCCACCAAGATGGACCGGCCCGAGGACTTCGAGCCGAGCCCGGTCACCGGCAAGGTCTACTGCGCGCTGACCAACAACACCGCCCGCACCCCCGAGCAGGCCGACGAGGTCAACCCGCGGGCGAACAACAAGTTCGGCCACGTCCTGGAGATCACCGAGAAGGGCGACGACGCCGGCGCCACGGCGTTCGGCTGGATCGTGCCGATCGTCTGCGGCGACCCCGAGGACGAGAGCACCTACTTCGCCGGCTACGACAAGTCCAAGGTCTCCCCGATCTCCTCGCCCGACAACGTCACCTTCGACGCCCGCGGCAACCTGTGGATCTCCACCGACGGCCACCCCGGCACGTTCGGCAACCACGACGCGCTGCACGCCGTGCCGGTGGAGGGCAGGCACCGCGGTGAACTGCGGACGTTCGCCACGGTCCCGGCCGGAGCCGAATGCTGCGGCCCCTACATCACCCAGGACCAGAAGACGGTGTTCATCGCCCCCCAGCACCCCGGCGACGGCGGCACCGTGGCCGACCCCGTCAGCACCTGGCCCGACGGCGACTTCCCGCGCCCGTCGGTGGTCTCCATCTGGCACACCAAGGGCAAGGACATCGGCTTCTGA
- a CDS encoding ATP-binding protein has product MEERPILPSDVHGVAVRRRFPGLANQIKHARRFVERQLGSSPEIPTATLLTSELATNALTHSASGAPGGKFEVAVYLAEGWTRVEVRDLGSPELPRAQHRDPYDTSEHGRGLDLVEALAAKWGTEPRDGGLGRLVWFELTWEPGDALPAA; this is encoded by the coding sequence ATGGAAGAGCGCCCCATTCTCCCGTCCGATGTCCACGGCGTAGCGGTCCGGCGCCGATTCCCTGGACTGGCCAACCAGATCAAGCACGCCCGGCGATTCGTGGAGCGCCAGCTCGGCTCGTCCCCCGAGATTCCCACGGCGACACTGCTCACCAGCGAGCTCGCCACCAACGCCCTCACCCACAGCGCCTCAGGCGCGCCCGGCGGCAAGTTCGAGGTGGCGGTCTACCTGGCCGAGGGCTGGACCCGGGTGGAGGTGCGCGACCTCGGCAGCCCCGAGCTGCCGCGCGCCCAGCACCGGGACCCCTACGACACCAGCGAGCACGGCCGGGGACTGGACCTGGTCGAGGCTCTGGCCGCCAAGTGGGGCACCGAGCCCCGCGACGGCGGGCTGGGTCGCCTCGTCTGGTTCGAGCTGACCTGGGAGCCCGGCGACGCCCTGCCGGCCGCCTAG